The following proteins are co-located in the Streptomyces bottropensis ATCC 25435 genome:
- the thrS gene encoding threonine--tRNA ligase, which yields MSDVRVIIQRDSERDERVVTTGTTAADLFAGERTVVAARVAGELKDLAYEVRDGETVEAVEISSEDGLDILRHSTAHVMAQAVQELFPEAKLGIGPPVRDGFYYDFDVEKPFTPEDLKAVEKKMQEIQKRGQRFSRRVVSDEAAREELADEPYKLELIGLKGSASSDDGADVEVGAGELTIYDNLDAKTGDLCWKDLCRGPHLPTTRNIPAFKLMRNAAAYWRGSEKNPMLQRIYGTAWPSKEELKAHLDFLAEAEKRDHRKLGSELDLFSIPEQIGSGLAVFHPKGGVVRRVMEDYSRRRHEEEGYEFVYTPHATKGKLFETSGHLDWYADGMYPPMQLDEGVDYYLKPMNCPMHNLIFDARGRSYRELPLRLFEFGTVYRYEKSGVVHGLTRARGFTQDDAHIYCTREQMADELDKTLTFVLNLLRDYGLTDFYLELSTKDPEKFVGSDEVWEEATETLRQVAEKQGLPLVPDPGGAAFYGPKISVQTKDAIGRTWQMSTVQLDFNLPERFDLEYTGPDGAKQRPVMIHRALFGSIERFFAVLLEHYAGAFPAWLAPVQAVGIPIGDAHVDYLQTFAAEAKKKGLRVDVDASSDRMQKKIRNAQKAKVPFMVIAGDEDMAAGAVSFRYRDGSQENGIPVEEAIAKIAQVVEDRVQI from the coding sequence GTGTCCGACGTCCGTGTGATCATCCAACGCGATTCCGAGCGGGACGAGCGCGTGGTGACGACGGGCACTACGGCCGCCGACCTCTTCGCCGGCGAGCGTACCGTCGTGGCCGCTCGCGTGGCCGGAGAGCTGAAGGACCTCGCGTACGAGGTGCGCGACGGCGAGACCGTCGAGGCCGTGGAGATCTCCTCCGAGGACGGCCTCGACATCCTGCGCCACTCCACCGCGCACGTCATGGCGCAGGCGGTGCAGGAGCTGTTCCCGGAGGCGAAGCTGGGCATCGGTCCGCCGGTGCGGGACGGCTTCTACTACGACTTCGACGTGGAGAAGCCCTTCACGCCCGAGGACCTCAAGGCCGTCGAGAAGAAGATGCAGGAGATCCAGAAGCGCGGCCAGCGCTTCTCGCGCCGCGTCGTCTCCGACGAGGCCGCCCGCGAGGAGCTGGCGGACGAGCCCTACAAGCTGGAGCTGATCGGCCTCAAGGGCTCGGCTTCCTCCGACGACGGCGCGGACGTCGAGGTCGGCGCCGGCGAGCTGACGATCTACGACAACCTGGACGCCAAGACCGGTGACCTGTGCTGGAAGGACCTCTGCCGCGGTCCCCACCTGCCCACCACCCGCAACATCCCGGCGTTCAAGCTGATGCGCAACGCCGCCGCGTACTGGCGCGGCAGCGAGAAGAACCCCATGCTCCAGCGCATCTACGGCACCGCCTGGCCCTCCAAGGAGGAGCTGAAGGCGCACCTCGACTTCCTCGCCGAGGCCGAGAAGCGCGACCACCGCAAGCTGGGCAGCGAGCTGGACCTGTTCTCCATCCCGGAGCAGATCGGCTCCGGCCTCGCCGTCTTCCACCCCAAGGGCGGCGTCGTCCGCCGGGTCATGGAGGACTACTCGCGCCGCCGGCACGAGGAGGAGGGCTACGAGTTCGTCTACACCCCGCACGCCACGAAGGGGAAGCTCTTCGAGACCTCGGGCCACCTGGACTGGTACGCCGACGGCATGTACCCGCCCATGCAGCTCGACGAGGGCGTGGACTACTACCTCAAGCCCATGAACTGCCCGATGCACAACCTGATCTTCGACGCGCGCGGCCGCTCGTACCGCGAACTGCCGCTGCGTCTCTTCGAGTTCGGGACCGTGTACCGGTACGAGAAGTCCGGCGTCGTGCACGGCTTGACCCGCGCGCGTGGTTTCACCCAGGACGACGCGCACATCTACTGCACCCGTGAGCAGATGGCGGACGAGCTCGACAAGACGCTCACCTTCGTGCTGAACCTGCTGCGCGACTACGGTCTGACCGACTTCTACCTGGAGCTGTCCACCAAGGACCCGGAGAAGTTCGTCGGCTCCGACGAGGTGTGGGAGGAGGCCACCGAGACACTGCGGCAGGTGGCCGAGAAGCAGGGCCTCCCGCTGGTCCCGGACCCGGGCGGCGCCGCCTTCTACGGGCCGAAGATCTCCGTCCAGACCAAGGACGCGATCGGCCGCACCTGGCAGATGTCGACCGTGCAGCTCGACTTCAACCTGCCGGAGCGCTTCGACCTGGAGTACACCGGTCCGGACGGTGCCAAGCAGCGCCCGGTCATGATCCACCGCGCGCTGTTCGGCTCCATCGAGCGGTTCTTCGCGGTGCTCCTGGAGCACTACGCGGGCGCGTTCCCGGCCTGGCTCGCACCCGTCCAGGCGGTCGGTATCCCGATCGGTGACGCGCACGTGGACTACCTGCAGACGTTCGCCGCCGAAGCGAAGAAGAAGGGGCTGCGCGTCGACGTCGACGCCTCCTCCGACCGTATGCAGAAGAAGATCCGCAACGCCCAGAAGGCCAAGGTGCCGTTCATGGTCATCGCCGGTGACGAGGACATGGCGGCCGGTGCCGTCTCGTTCCGCTACCGCGACGGCTCGCAGGAGAACGGCATCCCGGTCGAGGAGGCCATCGCGAAGATCGCGCAGGTCGTGGAGGACCGCGTCCAGATCTGA
- a CDS encoding DUF4365 domain-containing protein, with the protein MAIAQPERGGLLPEHAAPLRGSLATTACMETLQVGYLHAVAAAAGCSLSQPFPDNGIDWHVSHGSPGHTVDDEVTIKVQLKATYQLAPNPAGRSFSFTLDNQHLAKLARTPVSVHKILVVMIVPRSQEQWLRAGHDRLDLRHCCYWINLAGHPITGRHRTTVRIPTSRIFDDRALCEIMTRVGTGGRP; encoded by the coding sequence ATGGCCATAGCGCAGCCCGAGCGGGGCGGGCTGCTGCCCGAGCACGCGGCACCGCTCCGCGGCTCCCTCGCCACCACCGCCTGCATGGAGACTTTGCAGGTGGGCTATCTGCACGCGGTGGCCGCCGCGGCCGGCTGCTCGCTCTCCCAGCCCTTTCCGGACAACGGCATCGACTGGCACGTCAGCCACGGCTCGCCCGGTCACACGGTCGACGACGAGGTCACCATCAAGGTGCAGCTCAAGGCCACCTACCAGCTCGCGCCGAACCCGGCCGGCCGGTCCTTCTCCTTCACCCTCGACAACCAGCACCTGGCGAAGCTGGCCCGCACCCCCGTGTCGGTGCACAAGATCCTGGTCGTGATGATCGTCCCCCGCTCGCAGGAGCAGTGGCTGCGGGCCGGTCACGACCGTCTGGACCTGCGGCACTGCTGCTACTGGATCAACCTCGCCGGACACCCGATCACCGGTAGGCACCGCACCACCGTGCGCATACCGACCTCGCGCATCTTCGACGACCGAGCGCTCTGCGAGATCATGACGCGGGTCGGAACGGGAGGCAGACCGTGA
- the pgsA gene encoding phosphatidylinositol phosphate synthase — translation MASRGHAATPTLGKAMLNKYARAFFTRVLTPFAAFLIRRGVSPDTVTLIGTAGVIAGALVFYPRGEFFWGTIVITLFVFSDLVDGNMARQMGRSSRWGAFLDSTLDRVADGAIFGGFALWYAGKGDDLALCAVSIFCLASGQVVSYTKARGESIGLPVAVNGLVERAERLVISLVAAGLSGLHAFGVPGIDVLLPIALWIVAVGSLVTLIQRVVTVRRESAEAEAEAAAATAQETPDSARNSEATP, via the coding sequence ATGGCCAGCAGGGGCCACGCGGCGACACCGACCCTCGGGAAGGCCATGCTGAACAAGTACGCGCGTGCATTCTTCACGCGTGTCCTCACACCGTTCGCCGCGTTTCTGATCCGCAGGGGGGTCAGCCCCGACACGGTCACCCTCATCGGAACCGCCGGAGTGATCGCGGGCGCGTTGGTCTTCTACCCCCGGGGCGAGTTCTTCTGGGGCACGATCGTCATCACGCTCTTCGTCTTCTCGGACCTCGTCGACGGCAACATGGCCCGTCAGATGGGCCGTTCCAGCCGATGGGGCGCCTTCCTCGACTCCACGCTCGACCGGGTCGCCGACGGCGCGATCTTCGGCGGCTTCGCCCTCTGGTACGCGGGCAAGGGCGACGACCTCGCGCTGTGCGCCGTGTCGATCTTCTGCCTGGCGAGCGGCCAGGTCGTGTCCTACACCAAGGCACGCGGGGAGTCGATCGGCCTGCCGGTGGCGGTCAACGGACTCGTGGAGCGTGCCGAGCGACTGGTGATCTCGCTGGTGGCGGCCGGTCTCTCCGGTCTGCACGCGTTCGGCGTGCCGGGCATCGACGTCCTGCTGCCGATCGCCCTGTGGATCGTCGCCGTCGGCAGTCTCGTCACCCTGATCCAGCGCGTCGTCACCGTCCGTCGCGAGTCCGCCGAGGCGGAGGCGGAGGCGGCCGCCGCGACCGCACAGGAGACGCCGGACAGCGCCCGGAACAGCGAGGCGACCCCGTGA
- a CDS encoding potassium channel family protein, giving the protein MDLDSRTLRWEQRTGRVLAGASALFLASYAVRVLALGLPQVWLDLCLAVTMACWAIFVLDYAVRWRLSGLGPKFVRVHWLDTIVLVLPLLRPLRVVQIHDAVQRRHERPRLSLHARVAVYAGLSVTLLGFTGALAVYQQEHDAPDATILTFGDSVWWTCATLATVGYGDVTPVTPMGRTIAVFLMACGLALLGTVTGSFGTWLLQVFAREDEQGPPVS; this is encoded by the coding sequence ATGGACCTCGACAGCCGCACGCTCCGCTGGGAGCAGCGCACCGGACGCGTCCTCGCCGGGGCGTCGGCCCTCTTCCTCGCCTCGTACGCGGTACGGGTGCTCGCCCTCGGCCTCCCCCAGGTCTGGCTCGACCTCTGTCTGGCGGTGACCATGGCGTGCTGGGCGATCTTCGTCCTCGACTACGCGGTGCGCTGGCGGCTGAGCGGACTGGGCCCGAAGTTCGTGCGCGTCCACTGGCTGGACACCATCGTGCTCGTGCTGCCACTGCTGCGCCCCCTGCGGGTGGTGCAGATCCACGACGCCGTGCAGCGCCGCCACGAACGACCCCGGCTCTCCCTGCACGCGCGCGTGGCCGTCTACGCGGGCCTGTCCGTGACCCTGCTCGGCTTTACCGGCGCCCTCGCCGTCTACCAGCAGGAACACGACGCACCGGACGCGACGATCCTGACGTTCGGGGACTCCGTGTGGTGGACCTGCGCCACGCTCGCCACGGTGGGGTACGGGGACGTCACGCCCGTGACGCCGATGGGCCGGACGATCGCCGTGTTCCTGATGGCCTGCGGTCTCGCCCTGCTCGGCACGGTGACGGGTTCGTTCGGGACGTGGCTGCTCCAGGTGTTCGCGCGGGAGGACGAGCAGGGGCCCCCGGTGAGCTGA
- a CDS encoding 3'-5' exonuclease, translating into MTCWYEGPLAAFDTETTGVDVETDRIVSAAVVVQDAPGTRPRVTRWLVNPGVPVPAAATAVHGLTDEHLQRDGRWPAPVMEEIARALAEQAVRGRPLVVMNAPFDLTLLDRELRRHRASSLDHWFEATPLRVLDPRVLDKHLDRYRKGRRTLTDLCAHYEVELDGAHDAGADAQAAMDVVRAVGRRFATRLARLSPAELHTLQAVWHAAQARGLEAWFARSGTDEAVDPAWPLRPDMPAAA; encoded by the coding sequence ATGACGTGTTGGTACGAGGGGCCCTTGGCGGCGTTCGACACGGAGACCACGGGTGTGGACGTAGAGACCGACCGGATCGTCTCGGCGGCCGTGGTCGTCCAGGACGCGCCCGGCACCCGCCCCCGGGTGACCCGGTGGCTGGTGAACCCGGGCGTGCCGGTGCCCGCCGCGGCGACGGCGGTGCACGGGCTGACGGACGAGCATCTGCAGCGCGACGGCCGCTGGCCGGCGCCGGTGATGGAGGAGATAGCCAGGGCGCTGGCGGAGCAGGCGGTGCGCGGCCGCCCGCTGGTCGTCATGAACGCGCCGTTCGATCTGACGCTGCTTGACCGTGAGTTGCGGCGGCACCGCGCCTCGTCGCTGGACCACTGGTTCGAGGCCACGCCGTTGCGGGTCCTGGACCCACGGGTCCTGGACAAGCACCTGGACCGCTACCGCAAGGGCCGGCGCACGCTCACCGACCTGTGCGCGCACTACGAGGTCGAACTGGACGGCGCGCACGACGCGGGAGCCGACGCGCAGGCGGCGATGGACGTCGTCCGCGCGGTGGGGCGCCGGTTCGCGACCCGGCTGGCCCGTCTCTCCCCCGCCGAACTGCACACGCTGCAGGCCGTGTGGCACGCGGCGCAGGCGCGCGGCCTGGAGGCCTGGTTCGCGCGCAGCGGCACGGACGAGGCGGTGGACCCGGCGTGGCCGTTGCGTCCGGACATGCCCGCGGCGGCATGA
- a CDS encoding SRPBCC family protein — MDWCHYRFRSLWRLPAPPAAVYDALQRADDYPRWWPQVREVIRIDATTGIVRIRSVLPYDLAFTAREVRRDAAAGILEIGMTGDLDGWARWTLTPDGAGTLARYDQEVDVTKPLLRRLAVPGRPVFRANHALMMRAGRRGLLAYLTEPGQAV; from the coding sequence ATGGACTGGTGTCACTACCGCTTCCGCAGCCTCTGGAGGCTGCCCGCGCCGCCCGCCGCCGTGTACGACGCGCTCCAGCGGGCCGACGACTACCCGCGCTGGTGGCCCCAGGTCCGCGAGGTGATCCGGATCGACGCCACCACCGGCATCGTACGGATCCGTTCGGTCCTGCCGTACGACCTCGCCTTCACCGCCCGCGAGGTACGGCGCGACGCGGCGGCCGGGATCCTGGAGATCGGCATGACCGGCGACCTGGACGGCTGGGCCCGCTGGACACTCACCCCCGACGGGGCCGGCACCCTCGCCCGCTACGACCAGGAAGTCGACGTCACCAAGCCCCTGCTGAGACGGCTGGCCGTACCGGGACGGCCCGTGTTCCGCGCCAACCACGCCCTGATGATGCGGGCAGGACGACGAGGACTCCTCGCGTACCTCACGGAACCTGGCCAAGCGGTTTGA
- a CDS encoding SCO7613 C-terminal domain-containing membrane protein has protein sequence MTHFPSPAEELRVLDSELRQLDARRAFLLTRRAWLVHVLYAPSSAPSSASAPAATHGRRPEATGPGVQNVLLILGGVLLTVAAIAFTLVSWGYMGIAGRSLVLGAVTVAALGTPVPLLRRGLRSTAEAVAGLGLALTVLDAYALHEVAFTGADATGYAAAASAVLAALWAAYGLGLGAQAPRAADTDAAITRTALALPLPLALVAAQLPLFLWSFAMNAGVETVTAVLLVTAAADTAIALRAPFKPVRIVAVVGAFGWGAWGVLAAGWLSWAAAGPSAAARAAALLALGAAIALTTAWFTPKRALALGTALTGGLLVVVGAGGMARSVLPEVWTVPAHLLCGIALSAAVRTQAPGPVRRGLGHACAVVQGLAVATALPTVAIALLGPVGRIERVWSGAPVDARAAVTLDAPWPPNTATVPLVLAVVAGVLTVTARTVRWRTPALVGALVLSWATVLVLPPVLELPFTAGLVAQGLLVVAALGFAALVRPAEPGRLQAPLPLTGAVLALVTALGLALHSLATEPATLTVLAASTVVFAAAAARRDDLGPLTAPVSLAHATALTCAIGASADWEPQHTALLVLAVPAVAALLAARLGDSPLTIPVEATGAAAGLVALALCAAHPPLLALTLALCGVITTGTALRPDRHRLGYAATVLFVLASWVRLAVWDVGSPEAYTLPVTVPALLVGHLRRRRDLTASSWTAYGPGLAVTLVPSLVAAWGDAHWLRPLVLGAAALLITLLGARHRLQAPLLLGGGTLTLVTLHELAPYIAQVVDALPRWAPPALAGLLLLAAGATYEQRLRDARRVRDLLGRLS, from the coding sequence ATGACGCATTTTCCGTCCCCGGCCGAGGAGTTGCGGGTCCTCGACTCCGAGCTGCGGCAGCTCGACGCCCGCCGCGCCTTCCTGCTGACGCGCCGTGCCTGGCTGGTGCACGTCCTGTACGCACCCTCGTCCGCACCCTCGTCCGCGTCCGCGCCCGCGGCGACGCACGGGCGGCGCCCCGAGGCGACGGGGCCCGGGGTCCAGAACGTGCTGCTGATCCTCGGGGGCGTCCTGCTGACCGTCGCGGCGATCGCGTTCACGCTGGTCAGCTGGGGATACATGGGAATCGCGGGCCGGTCCCTGGTGCTCGGCGCGGTGACCGTGGCCGCGCTCGGCACCCCGGTGCCCCTCCTGCGTCGCGGCCTGCGCTCGACCGCCGAGGCGGTGGCCGGTCTCGGCCTCGCCCTGACGGTCCTGGACGCGTACGCTCTCCACGAGGTCGCGTTCACCGGGGCGGACGCGACGGGGTACGCGGCTGCCGCGTCGGCGGTGCTGGCGGCGTTGTGGGCGGCGTACGGGCTGGGGCTCGGCGCGCAGGCGCCCCGAGCGGCTGACACCGACGCGGCGATCACCCGCACCGCCCTCGCTCTGCCGCTTCCCCTCGCCCTCGTCGCCGCTCAACTCCCCTTGTTCCTCTGGTCGTTCGCGATGAACGCGGGCGTGGAGACGGTCACGGCCGTGCTGCTGGTGACAGCGGCGGCCGACACCGCGATCGCGCTCCGGGCGCCCTTCAAGCCGGTGCGGATCGTCGCTGTGGTGGGCGCGTTCGGCTGGGGTGCCTGGGGTGTACTGGCGGCCGGGTGGCTCTCGTGGGCCGCCGCCGGCCCGAGCGCCGCCGCCCGTGCGGCGGCGCTCCTCGCCCTCGGCGCGGCGATCGCCCTGACCACCGCCTGGTTCACGCCCAAGCGGGCCCTGGCCCTCGGGACCGCTCTCACCGGTGGGCTCCTCGTGGTCGTCGGCGCCGGTGGCATGGCCCGCTCGGTCCTGCCCGAGGTGTGGACGGTCCCGGCCCACCTCCTGTGCGGAATCGCCCTGTCGGCGGCCGTACGCACGCAGGCCCCCGGGCCCGTACGCCGGGGCCTCGGGCACGCTTGCGCCGTGGTCCAGGGCCTCGCCGTGGCCACCGCGCTGCCGACCGTGGCCATCGCGCTGCTCGGCCCGGTCGGCCGGATCGAGCGGGTCTGGTCGGGTGCGCCCGTGGACGCCCGCGCGGCGGTGACGCTCGACGCGCCCTGGCCGCCGAACACGGCCACCGTGCCCCTCGTGCTCGCCGTCGTCGCCGGCGTGCTGACCGTGACCGCGCGCACCGTGAGATGGCGGACCCCGGCCCTGGTCGGCGCCCTCGTCCTCAGCTGGGCGACGGTCCTGGTACTCCCCCCGGTCCTCGAACTGCCGTTCACAGCCGGGCTGGTGGCGCAGGGTCTCCTGGTCGTGGCCGCACTGGGCTTCGCCGCGCTCGTGCGGCCGGCGGAACCCGGGCGCCTCCAGGCACCACTGCCCCTCACCGGCGCCGTCCTGGCCCTCGTCACCGCCCTGGGCCTGGCCCTGCACTCCCTGGCCACCGAGCCGGCCACCCTCACCGTCCTCGCCGCCTCGACCGTCGTGTTCGCGGCGGCGGCCGCCCGGCGCGACGACCTGGGTCCCCTCACCGCCCCCGTCTCCCTCGCCCACGCCACCGCCCTGACCTGCGCGATCGGCGCCTCCGCCGACTGGGAGCCGCAGCACACGGCCCTGCTCGTCCTCGCCGTGCCGGCCGTCGCGGCCCTGCTCGCGGCCCGCCTCGGCGACTCTCCCCTGACGATCCCCGTCGAGGCGACCGGCGCCGCGGCCGGCCTCGTGGCCCTCGCCCTCTGTGCCGCACACCCACCGCTGCTGGCCCTGACCCTCGCGCTCTGCGGAGTCATCACCACGGGCACCGCCCTACGGCCGGACCGCCACCGGCTCGGCTACGCGGCCACCGTCCTCTTCGTGCTGGCCTCCTGGGTACGGCTGGCCGTCTGGGACGTCGGCTCCCCGGAGGCGTACACCCTGCCGGTGACCGTCCCGGCCCTGCTCGTCGGCCACCTGCGTCGGCGCCGGGACCTGACCGCCTCGTCCTGGACGGCGTACGGCCCGGGACTCGCCGTCACGCTCGTCCCGAGCCTCGTCGCGGCCTGGGGCGACGCGCACTGGCTCCGCCCCCTGGTGCTGGGCGCCGCCGCCCTGCTGATCACGCTCCTGGGCGCCCGCCACCGCCTCCAGGCTCCCCTGCTCCTCGGCGGCGGCACGCTCACCCTGGTCACCCTGCACGAACTGGCCCCCTACATCGCCCAGGTCGTGGACGCCCTCCCCCGCTGGGCGCCTCCCGCCCTCGCGGGCCTGCTCCTGCTGGCGGCGGGCGCCACCTACGAACAGCGCCTGCGCGACGCACGACGAGTGCGGGACCTCCTGGGAAGGCTGAGCTGA
- a CDS encoding HIT family protein has translation MLHCMTSEPEQQIGVGTQDAFQRLWTPHRMAYIQGENKPTGPGAGDGCPFCSIPAMSDEDGLVIRRGEHVYAVLNLYPYNGGHLMVVPFRHVADYTDLTGPETAELAELTKQSMTALRTASGAHGFNIGMNQGTVAGAGIAAHLHQHIVPRWGGDTNFMPVVGHTRILPQLLADTRKMLAEAWPTH, from the coding sequence ATGCTGCACTGCATGACGAGTGAGCCGGAGCAGCAGATCGGAGTGGGGACGCAGGACGCGTTCCAGCGCCTGTGGACGCCCCACCGGATGGCGTACATCCAGGGTGAGAACAAGCCGACCGGTCCCGGGGCCGGCGACGGCTGTCCGTTCTGCTCGATCCCGGCGATGTCGGATGAGGACGGCCTGGTCATCAGGCGCGGCGAGCATGTGTACGCGGTGCTCAACCTGTACCCGTACAACGGCGGCCACCTCATGGTCGTGCCCTTCCGGCACGTCGCCGACTACACGGACCTCACCGGGCCGGAGACCGCCGAGCTGGCCGAGCTGACCAAGCAGTCCATGACCGCCCTGCGTACCGCCTCCGGCGCGCACGGCTTCAACATCGGCATGAACCAGGGCACGGTCGCGGGCGCCGGCATCGCGGCCCACCTCCACCAGCACATCGTCCCCCGCTGGGGCGGCGACACCAACTTCATGCCGGTCGTCGGCCACACCCGGATCCTGCCCCAACTCCTGGCCGACACAAGAAAGATGCTGGCCGAGGCCTGGCCGACGCACTGA
- a CDS encoding elongation factor G-like protein EF-G2 has translation MGDKANPHSGAAGRATAADHPASVRNVVLVGHSGSGKTTLVEALALTAGAVNRAGRVEDGGTVSDYDEIEHRQQRSVQLSLVPVEWGGYKINLLDTPGYADFVGELRAGLRAADAALFVVSASDGVDGSTRMVWEECAAVGMPRAIVVTHLEAARADFEEMTRTCAQTFGGDDPDAVLPLYLPLRGPQGPDGHAPVTGLTGLLSQKLFDYSSGERKESEPGPDQLPAIEEARNRLIEGIIAESEDETLMDRYLGGEEIDVTTLVDDLERAVARGVFHPVLAAAPAADGAKQGLGTVEILELITGGFPTPLERETPAVTTPEGTPREIKATCDPDGPLVAEVVKTASDPYVGRISLVRVFSGTLRPDATVHVSGHGLADRGHEGRALHEADERIGALSAPFGKQQRTLTHCIAGDLACVAKLSRAETGDTLSAKDDPLLMEPWEMPDPLLPLAVQAHSKADEDKLSQGLARLVAEDPTMRLEQNRDTHQVVLWCLGEAHADVALERLRSRYGVQVDVVPHRVSLRETFADRSAGRGRHVKQSGGHGQYAICEIEVEPLPGGSGIEFVDKVVGGAVPRQFIPSVEKGVRAQAAKGVAAGYPLIDVRITLRDGKAHSVDSSDAAFQTAGALALREAATDAKIHLLEPVAEVSVLVGDSYVGPVMSDLSGRRGRVVGTEQAGGGRTLVRAEVPEIEIDRYAVDLRSLSHGTARFGRRYTRHEPMPSHVADRVREQIKEH, from the coding sequence ATGGGCGACAAGGCGAACCCACATTCCGGAGCCGCCGGCAGGGCTACGGCGGCCGACCACCCCGCGTCCGTACGGAATGTGGTGCTGGTCGGCCACTCCGGTTCGGGCAAGACGACCCTGGTGGAAGCTCTCGCGCTGACAGCGGGAGCGGTGAACCGGGCGGGCCGTGTGGAGGACGGCGGCACCGTCTCCGACTACGACGAGATCGAGCACCGTCAGCAACGCTCGGTGCAGCTCTCCCTCGTCCCCGTCGAATGGGGCGGGTACAAGATCAATCTGCTGGACACCCCCGGATACGCCGACTTCGTCGGGGAACTCAGGGCCGGTCTGCGAGCGGCGGACGCGGCCCTTTTCGTCGTCTCGGCCTCGGACGGCGTCGACGGCTCGACCCGCATGGTGTGGGAGGAGTGCGCGGCGGTCGGCATGCCCCGGGCGATCGTGGTGACGCACCTGGAGGCCGCGCGGGCGGACTTCGAGGAGATGACCCGCACGTGCGCGCAGACGTTCGGCGGGGACGACCCCGACGCCGTACTGCCGCTCTATCTGCCGCTGCGCGGCCCGCAGGGTCCGGACGGGCACGCCCCCGTGACCGGGCTGACCGGGCTGCTGTCGCAGAAGCTGTTCGACTACTCCTCCGGCGAGCGCAAGGAGTCCGAGCCGGGCCCCGATCAGCTGCCGGCGATCGAGGAGGCCCGGAACCGGCTCATCGAGGGGATCATCGCGGAGAGCGAGGACGAGACCCTCATGGACCGCTATCTCGGCGGTGAGGAGATCGACGTCACGACCCTCGTCGACGACCTGGAACGGGCCGTCGCCCGCGGGGTCTTCCACCCCGTGCTGGCCGCCGCCCCCGCCGCCGACGGCGCGAAACAGGGCCTCGGCACGGTCGAGATCCTCGAACTGATCACCGGCGGCTTCCCCACCCCCCTGGAGCGCGAGACGCCCGCCGTCACCACCCCCGAGGGCACGCCCCGCGAGATCAAGGCGACCTGCGACCCCGACGGACCGCTGGTCGCCGAGGTCGTCAAGACCGCCAGCGACCCCTACGTGGGCCGTATCTCGCTGGTACGGGTCTTCTCCGGCACCCTGCGACCCGACGCGACGGTGCACGTGTCCGGGCACGGCCTCGCCGACCGGGGGCACGAGGGCCGTGCCCTCCACGAAGCGGACGAGCGGATCGGCGCCCTGTCCGCGCCCTTCGGCAAGCAGCAGCGGACGCTCACGCACTGCATCGCGGGCGACCTGGCCTGTGTCGCGAAGCTGAGCCGCGCGGAGACCGGGGACACGCTTTCGGCCAAGGACGACCCGCTGCTCATGGAACCGTGGGAGATGCCCGACCCCCTGCTCCCCCTCGCCGTCCAGGCGCACAGCAAGGCCGACGAGGACAAGCTCTCGCAGGGGCTGGCCCGGCTGGTCGCCGAGGACCCGACCATGCGGCTCGAACAGAACCGGGACACCCACCAGGTCGTCCTGTGGTGCCTGGGCGAGGCGCACGCGGACGTGGCCCTGGAACGGCTGCGCAGCCGGTACGGCGTCCAGGTCGACGTCGTACCGCACCGGGTCTCCCTGCGCGAGACGTTCGCCGACAGGTCGGCCGGGCGCGGCCGGCACGTGAAGCAGTCCGGCGGCCACGGGCAGTACGCGATCTGCGAGATCGAGGTGGAGCCGCTGCCCGGCGGCTCCGGCATCGAGTTCGTCGACAAGGTGGTCGGCGGAGCCGTGCCGAGGCAGTTCATCCCGTCCGTCGAGAAGGGGGTGCGGGCCCAGGCCGCCAAGGGCGTCGCGGCCGGCTATCCGCTCATCGACGTGCGGATCACACTGCGGGACGGCAAGGCGCACTCGGTGGACTCCTCGGACGCCGCGTTCCAGACGGCGGGCGCGCTGGCGCTGCGCGAGGCCGCGACGGACGCGAAGATCCACCTCCTGGAGCCGGTGGCAGAGGTGTCGGTCCTCGTCGGCGACTCGTACGTGGGCCCCGTGATGAGCGATCTGTCCGGGCGGCGCGGCCGGGTCGTCGGGACCGAGCAGGCGGGCGGCGGGCGCACCCTGGTCCGCGCGGAGGTGCCGGAGATCGAGATCGACCGGTACGCCGTCGATCTGCGCTCCCTCTCCCACGGCACCGCGCGCTTCGGCCGCCGGTACACACGGCACGAGCCGATGCCCTCCCATGTGGCCGACAGGGTTCGCGAACAGATCAAGGAGCACTGA